From Podospora bellae-mahoneyi strain CBS 112042 chromosome 5, whole genome shotgun sequence:
CGATGCACAGGGCCAAGGGCGCCGGACCTCGTCCTCAGCTACGTATGGCGGGGAAAGGGGACACGGTGCAACGTGACATTAAGGTGACTTTGTTCTCCCTGTGTTTGCAAGCACCGTACCTTTCTTGGCACTCAGTACTGAACATGACACTACCTCTCTGCCGGACTAAGTCCGGATGGTCTGCCGTTTGGTGCGGGTTGGATGCTTTTGCTGCTTGCAGCCTTTTGACGGCGGCCATCCACGGCTCTGGAATTCTGCCATGACCGCGCTCTTCAACCAGTCCAACGAGTCAACGACAGACGATCCTATCCAATTCTTGCATCCCTTTTCGTCCTCCCGttcccaacaccaacagcaccgtGCAAACGCCTGGAAGCGCTGCTCTCGGCGCCGAACCGTCACCGATTGTCCGCGGGTAGAGCACAGTCCGGCATTCCTCCAAACATGGTCCGACAGGCGACAGCCGCGAGATCGTCGCAGAACGATTCAGGGTGACTCGCAGTGTTCCAAATAGCCGGACGGCCATCGACATATAAGTAAGGATCACGTCCTCGCCATTCCAATGCCCTCTCACACTTCAGCATTCTTTCCTTGTCAAGATACTCACCATTGCATTGCATCTGCCATTCCCTGATCTAGCCCCTTGTCTTACTTTCCAGccaaacccaacaaccaaccgcAAACATGCCTGGCCTCACttccaacacctccagcaAGTACAATGCCATCCCCGGTCCTCTGGGTTTGGCGTCGGCTTCGCTCGAGGGCAAGGTCGCCTTGGTAACCGGTGCTGGTATGTATCATCCATCCTTGTCGTCGAGGGTTAAGCCTCGAGGCCCTTGCACCTGCATAGGAGCCCCGCCAAGCACTTCCCCTGTGCGCGGTACGGGGCATTTACCCCAAGCCAAAGTCCGGTGCCAAGCCCACATCCCGCCCCTTATCGTGGCACCACATGCGAGCTGCCTCATCTATCTTGGGGATCGGCATTCAACCATGGACTCACAGCTAACACAATGTAGGCCGTGGTATCGGCAAGGAGATGGCTCTCGAGCTCGGACGTCGTGGCGCCAAGGTCATTGTCAACTATGCCAACAGCGACTCGGCCGCCAACGAGGTCGTCCAAcagatcaagaagaacggCACCGATGCCTTCGCCGTCAAGGCCAACGTTGGTGAGGTCGACGAGATCGTCCGTCTCttcaaggaggccaaggagaagtgGGGCAAGCTCGATATCGTCTGCTCCAACAGCGGTGTCGTCTCCTTTGGTCATGTCAAGGATGTCACCCCTGAAGAGTTCGATCGTgtcttcaacatcaacacccgTGGCCAGTTCTTCGTCGCTCGCGAGGCCTACAAGAACCTCGAGGTAGGCGGCCGTGTCATCCTGATGGGCTCCATCACCGGTCAGGCCAAGGCTGTCCCCAGACACGCTGTTTACTCCGGCAGCAAGGGCACCATTGAGACCTTTGTCCGCTGCATGGCTATTGATTTCGGTGACAAGAAGATCACCGTCAACGCCGTCGCCCCCGGCGGTATCAAGACCGACATGTACCACCAGGTCTGCAGAGAGTACATCCCCAACGGCGACAAGCTCGACgatgagggtgttgacgAGGTGAGCCTCCTTATGGATTTACTGTATATTATCACGATGCTAACTGCAACAGTACGCTGCCGGCTGGTCCCCTCTCCACCGTGTCGGTCTCCCGATCGATATCGCCCGCGTcgtctgcttcttggcgtcGCAGGACGGCGAGTGGGTTAATGGCAAGGTCATCGGCATCGATGGCGCCGCTTGCATGTAAAGTACGGACAGATATTGGTTGGAACTAATGATGCGTTGCTTTCACaatggaggtgttgatggatAGATGGGGGGACAGGCTGGATTACCGGGTTATAGATATGGGGGCAGACAGAGCACACTTTGTTGCTGAGAGATAGCTGCAGTGCAAATATGTGAATCAATCTTGGACCGCTGTTTTTACTGGTATGTTTCACAATCAGAGAGCTCCAATTCAGGCTTGCTTTCGTGCATCCGTTGTTGAGGGCGAGACAACGACAAGTGTGGTCAAAGCCATCGAAGCCACGGGGGACTCTAGTATCGCGTCAGATGTCTCGATACGGCTCCGATGCCGACTGCATCGTTGATGAGAAATCTTGTGTGACCACATGAGGCGAGCCTCCCACATTGACCATCCAGACTCCCGGGTTATGAGGGCAGACCATACCATGGCTGTGTCTGACAAAAGTGTCTCGGCGCGGCACCCATCACGAGAACTGTGAATGGCCAGGTTTCAGCCCTTCCAGCAAATAGATGCCAATCCATACGTCAGAGACATGACCATCAAGAACAACGGGCATGAACACTATAAAGGTAAAAAGGTATAAAGCCAGCGGAAAACATCGAGTGAGAAATGAGCCATTCTTTTGCTTTCTTGTCAGCAAGAAGGTTGAGAACTTGCCTACGAGCCCCTGTCTCACTCCCGCATAACTTTATGCAACTGCGAACCCGGCACGCACAGTTGGCATTCCTTCTTCCCATTAGGGCAATAGCACACTAAAAAGCGCCACAAAAAAACTCTCCCCGGAAGTCGGAACggacggcgacgacgagcaAACGGCAGGAGCTCGGGTGATACCGagaaaacatcaacaactggCGAGCAAACCCAGAAAGCATCTTGGCCTCCTGCCACACACCACTTTCAACATGATAACCAACGGATCCTCACACGCCAAGAAACCAGAGGCTATGCATGCCGCTGGTGTTCTTTCCGAATGGCAGAGACTGCAGAAGCAGTTGACTGGGAACGGGGTCGTCTCTGTTGATGGTGAAAGCCTGactgttgctgatgttgcgGCGGTTGCACTGTAAGTTCTCCGTCCCGTCGCTTGTCAACACCAAGGAAAGGCTAAGACTGTGACTAGACACGGCGCAAAAGCACGTCTcaccgatgacgaggatatAATTCGACAAGTCAATGAAAGTGTTGCCTACCTTGCACACGAGCTCGAAGCAGGGCACACCATCTACGGTGTCAATACCGGCTTCGGAGGCAGTGCAGATACCAGGACTCAAGATTTTGAACGACTTCAGAGTGCCGCCATCCAGCATCTCAATGTCGGTATCCTTCTTCAAAGTGACAAGGGCAACGACAACGGCAGAAACGAGCTTCTCCGAAGTCATGCTCTCCCCAGCCCGGTGGTCAAGGCCGCCATGCTGATCCGCTGCAACTCCCTCATGCGCGGCCACTCTGGCGTTCGCCCCAGCGTCATCGAGTCAATCATGAGGCTTCTCGCCAACGACATGACCCCGGTCGTTCCCCTCAGAGGCAGCATCTCCGCCTCGGGAGATCTCTCGACTCTATCTTACATCGCCGGTGCCATAGAAGGAAACCCCGACATCTTTGTCAAGctcggcagcggcaagaTCATCCCCGCTAGCGACGCCCTCCAAATCGCCGGAATCACCCCCGTCCGCCTACAAGCCAAAGAAGGCCTCGGAATCACAAACGGCACCGCCCCCAGTTGCGCCATGGCCTCCCTGGTCATCGCCCAAGCCAACCAGCTCGCCTTGTTGATTCAAGTCCTGACAGCAATGGGCACCGAAGCCCTGAACGGCACTTCCCACAACTACcaccccttcatctccaGCACCCGCCCTCACCCCGGCCAAGCCGAAGCCGCTTCGAACATCCTGTCTTTtctctccaactccaacatctcccctCCTTTTACCACCGaatcctcccccaaaacccgcctcggcctcgctCAAGACCGATATTCCCTCCGCACAGCCCCACAATGGATTGGTCCCCAGCTGGAAGACCTTCTCCTggcaacaaaacaaatcaCAACAGAACTCAACTCAACAACcgacaaccccctcatcgaCCCCTCCTCACGCTCGATCCACCACGGCGGCAACTTTCAAGCCATGGTCCTGACCTCGGCCATGGAAAAGACCTCGCTTGCACTGCAAAATCTCGGCCGGTTGATATTCGCGCAGTGCTCGGAGGTGATCAATAACATGACCAGCAAGGGCTTGCCGCCGAACTTGTCGGCTGACGACCCCAGTCAGAGCTTTACGGCCAAGGGGTTTGATGTCACGATGGCGGGGTACATGGCTGAGCTGTCGTATTTGACGAGACCGGTGAGCGCGAGTGTGCAGGTCGCCGAGATGGGGAATCAGAGCGTGAATTCTATGGCGTTGGTGGCGGGACGGTACgcgatggagggggtggagattTTGGGGCTGATGTGTGCTACTTATATGTGGGTCTTGTCCCAGGCTGTTGATTTGAGGGTGGTTCAGATGAGGttcagggaggaggtgaggctTTGGTTGCCGGGTTTGGTGAGGGATCATGTCTTTGGGGGGAGCGGTGCcgggagggtggaggtgattGAAAGGGTCGCGGGACGGTTGGGAGACATTATACTACAGAGGTGGGATGAACTCGCGCATCTGGacttgagggagaggtgtgACAAGGTTGCGAAGGAGTCGATGGGGTGGTTGCTGGATGATGAGCAACCCTTTTcgaagggggagatggtggatcGTTTCTTCTTGTCGGAGTACAGGACTGCCGTGAGAGAGTTTTTGGAGCAGCATTACAGGGAACAGCATGACATGTTTAGTGATCAGGGACAGGCGGGAGAatttgttggtgagggcgggAAGCTGGTGTATGAGTTTGTGAGGAAGGAGCTGGGAATCCCGCTGAACAGAGGGGTAGAAGATCATCCGCCATTGCTGTTGAGGACCAGGGCAGAAGGAGAGAACGATCATGGTCACGGTAATGGCACTCAGGCGGATCCGAGAACCAAAATTTTGGGAACACAGGCCTCTAACATTTACGAGGCGTTGCGGAAGGGGGCGCTGCATGACCGTATCATGAAGTACGCAGAGGAGGCTCGTCTGTGGGCATAAGATGGAAATTATTAGCAAGTCGATAGACGGACAAATACACAAGCACGACAGGACAATTCCACTCAGAACTGGTCAATATTTTCCTGGAAAGATAATGCTTTGAGTAACCCTAACCCGAGATTGTTGTGCGCTCGGCCCCTAAAAGTTAAACTTTGACATGGCGTCAGTGAGGCTCATGctcgcctctctctctggcGACATTTCGAGTGCGACATTCCTCAACCGTCGAACCGAACAGCACCGAGTGTTCGTGGCACCAATCCAGACACATCGACAATGGCAAGCCCCACCAAAATCATGAGATGAAGCGACTGGGGGCATTCTTAGCTTATCGCGTGGCATCGCATCAACGAGCCCCGTTTCTTACCACCAGCTGCCTGCTCTTTGTTTACCTGATATTTTCCCTGGCCCATCCGCGACTCGCACACATCTTCCAACGACCACTCCCTCCGATCGGACTGGCTGACAGGCGCCATGCCGACCTCAGTCCAAGATTACCAGCCCGCCATGACATCTGGCACCACAGCCGTCGCCAATTTGGGCCTGATCACCTCCCGCCCAACGGGCCGGCAGGGCTCCATCAGCGACCCGGAGTCGGCCatgtccaccatcaccgaccagtgcgcccccccaaccccaccttcTCCGCGAAGCCgcaccccaccaccgccgcccccacCCTGTCGCCGGCCCTCTGTCACCGTGTCCATGGTTCACGGCGACAGCGTCGATGAGCTAGGCGCGGAACCCCGTCTTGCTGTTCTCCATCGCATCCCGACTTACCTCCAACCTCCATTGCCATGGCGCGAACGATTGCTGCACTTCACCTTTGCCTGGTACACCGTCACCATGTCTACTTCTGGCATCGCCATGGTCATCGCCCTCACGCCCCATCGCTTCACTGGTCTCGGCACCATAGGGCTggtcatcttcctccttgacctcctggCGTTTTTGTTCATCACGGTGATGATCATCCTCCGGCTCGTCATGTACCAGCGCACCTTTCGGCGGGCGTTTACTCGACCCCACGAAGCGCTGTTTATATCCACCCTCTGGCTTTCCATCTGCGCCATGCTGCTCAACATTGACGAATACGGACGGATATTTTTGAATCCGGCGGCATATTTACGACTTGCCCCGTTCATGAGAGTCGCTTTTTGGATCTACCTCGCTGTTACCTTTCTGTTTTCGGTCTTGCAGTATCACCTGCTGTTTACGGTCAAGGAAGAGAGACGGCTGTCGATTGATGCCATGACGCCGGCTTGGATCCTACCGATATTTCCGGTCATGTTGGCGGGCTCGTTGGCGGGTTCGTTGGCCAAGTCACAACCTGCTATTCAGGCTCTTGAGATGATATCTGCTGGGTTGGCGGCGCAGGGACTGGGAATATTGGTGTCGATGTTTTACTATTCGACCTATTTGTCAAGGCTGATGGCGTTTGGACTGCCGGTGCAGAGGCCGGGTATGTTTATTGCTGTTGGGCCACCGAGTTTTACTTGCTCTGCGCTGGTGGCCATGGCGGGTGAGGTACCGAGGATATTGGTGGGCTTGCCGGCGATGGAGGTGATTACATTCAGTGGTGGAAATCCAGGGGTCAATATCCAGACTCTCGGGGCTGGAATACGGCTGTTGGCTATGACGACTGCGGTGTTCTTATGGGGGTTGAGCTTCTGGTTCTTTGCGAGCGCGAccacggcggtggtggctgggATGCCGGATAGGAAGTTTCATCTCAGTTGGTGGAGCTTTGTGTTTCCCAATGTTGGCTTCACGTTGGCGTGTATACGcatggggagggtgttggaaaGCGCGGGGATGCTGTGGTTCAGTACGGTCATGAcggttttgttggtggtggcttgggGGTTTATTGGGTTTCGGTGTGCGGTGGCCGTGCACAAGAGGGAGATTGTTTGGCCAGGGCATGATGAGGATTCTTTGTGATGCCCTGAATGCCGGGTATATTTGTCCCAAATATGAAGAAAGTTGACACGTACAGAATACCACGAATTAAATGGCTCTCAATTAGCTCTCGATGCTAATGTTCAGTTCCAAGCCGGGCAGTCGGAGAGCGTTTGTCTTGACACCGGTTATCCACGGTCAGCCATCTATGTCGCTTCACGTGCTCTTTGAAGAGCTGTCAGGAGGGGATCTGCGGGGGATGGGAATTTATTTGCAAGGGCAAGTGGCAAACCCCGCTTCGAATGTGAACGCGGAGGCGCCAAGACTGGGGAAGTTGCCGAGGTCTTTGTCCCAATCGAGAGGTCTTCAATCCTCAAAACACTCGGCGCCTCAACAGGTTGAGAAGAGACCTACGAACTCGAGCTCTTCCCACACACAGCAGGGCAATCCGGACGagagcatcatcagcatggcGTCTATTTCTCTCGGTGCGTTCCAGCTCTATTGGGCTTCCATTGTCCGAACATACAGCCCTGGTCAGATCGAGTTCTTTGGCAGTCTTGCTGTTCAgctgctcttcttctgggtCCCTGCCATCGCCTATACCGCTCTCGACTACATCCTGCCCAGTTTCTCAGCTAGGCACAAACTGCAACCGGCACCAAAACAACCGACATGGAAAGAAATAAAACATTGCGCCTATATCGTCGGCCGGAACCAACTCATGAACACAGTATTTGCTCTCTTGATGCTGGCTAGATCCCACTACACCGGGAATCCCTCGAGCTTCCAAATCACAGAGACTCCTCCAACTCTCAATATCTTCCTCCGGGACTTTCTCATCAGTTGGATCGTGAGGGAGATCTCCTTCTATTACGTCCATCGACTGTTCCACACACCCCGATTCTACAAGATGATTCACAAGGTCCACCACGAATTCATCGCACCTGTTGCTCTGGCAGCGCAGTATGCCCATCCGATCGAGCAAGTGGTGGCAAACACGCTGCCCGTCGTCATGGCCCCTATCTTGTTGAGGACTCACATCTTGACATTCTGGGCATTTTTGAGCTGGCAGCTCATCGAGACGAGCACTGTGCACAGTGGCTACGACTTCTTTGGTGCCATTGCCAAGGGTCATGATGTCCACCACGAGAAGTTTGTTGTCAACTATGGAGCGTACGGGTGGATGGACTGGCTGCATGGGACGGGCCCGAAGCAGAGGCCCATGTCGAAGAACAAGAGGAATTGAGATGGTGGCGGATCAACGGGAGCTGAAGCCTTTTGTGTTCTCCAACAATGACTTGGATCGTTGATGTCATTTGGATGAACAGACAAGAATGCACATTTATTTTGAGATTGATCGGAGTTACATACGTCTGTGACCTCGGGGTAGGATGCACCGTCCGCCAAGCCCGCTACAAGACTGGCGATATCCAACAACCTGGTTTCCCTCAGCCCGCGATCACACCATCAGGACACGCCTCAAGGTGGCATTCCTCCGTGCTCGCCTAACTAGCCCTCTATAGGATGCAGTTTTATCCGCGAATTGTCTAGACAAGACGTAACGGGGAGCGGTGGCTCATGTCACTCCGGGGGTTGACAGCGACCCTTGCAACCCGGGACGGAGGTTCCCCTTCCGACATTACAACATCTTGTGTACATACCTCAGGTGCAACGGTCCGGTGGCCGCTATAATAAGACATCGTGATACGCATCGCTTTTAAATGTTTTGGTTCCTATTGTTCATCCATCCTTTGACGCCTGGGCGTTGATCAGAGCTCCAGCAAAGACACGATGgtcaagctcctcgacatcgGGCTCTTCGCCCTGGCCCTGGCCAGCAGCGCTGTTGCGAAGCCTTGCAAGCCTCGTGATGGCCCCGTGACCTACGAGGCCGAAGATGCCATcctcaccggcaccaccgtcGACACAGCTCAGGCAGG
This genomic window contains:
- the THR1_2 gene encoding Trihydroxynaphthalene reductase (EggNog:ENOG503NWBV; COG:Q), which translates into the protein MPGLTSNTSSKYNAIPGPLGLASASLEGKVALVTGAGRGIGKEMALELGRRGAKVIVNYANSDSAANEVVQQIKKNGTDAFAVKANVGEVDEIVRLFKEAKEKWGKLDIVCSNSGVVSFGHVKDVTPEEFDRVFNINTRGQFFVAREAYKNLEVGGRVILMGSITGQAKAVPRHAVYSGSKGTIETFVRCMAIDFGDKKITVNAVAPGGIKTDMYHQVCREYIPNGDKLDDEGVDEYAAGWSPLHRVGLPIDIARVVCFLASQDGEWVNGKVIGIDGAACM
- a CDS encoding hypothetical protein (EggNog:ENOG503NX1Q; COG:Q) — translated: MITNGSSHAKKPEAMHAAGVLSEWQRLQKQLTGNGVVSVDGESLTVADVAAVALHGAKARLTDDEDIIRQVNESVAYLAHELEAGHTIYGVNTGFGGSADTRTQDFERLQSAAIQHLNVGILLQSDKGNDNGRNELLRSHALPSPVVKAAMLIRCNSLMRGHSGVRPSVIESIMRLLANDMTPVVPLRGSISASGDLSTLSYIAGAIEGNPDIFVKLGSGKIIPASDALQIAGITPVRLQAKEGLGITNGTAPSCAMASLVIAQANQLALLIQVLTAMGTEALNGTSHNYHPFISSTRPHPGQAEAASNILSFLSNSNISPPFTTESSPKTRLGLAQDRYSLRTAPQWIGPQLEDLLLATKQITTELNSTTDNPLIDPSSRSIHHGGNFQAMVLTSAMEKTSLALQNLGRLIFAQCSEVINNMTSKGLPPNLSADDPSQSFTAKGFDVTMAGYMAELSYLTRPVSASVQVAEMGNQSVNSMALVAGRYAMEGVEILGLMCATYMWVLSQAVDLRVVQMRFREEVRLWLPGLVRDHVFGGSGAGRVEVIERVAGRLGDIILQRWDELAHLDLRERCDKVAKESMGWLLDDEQPFSKGEMVDRFFLSEYRTAVREFLEQHYREQHDMFSDQGQAGEFVGEGGKLVYEFVRKELGIPLNRGVEDHPPLLLRTRAEGENDHGHGNGTQADPRTKILGTQASNIYEALRKGALHDRIMKYAEEARLWA
- a CDS encoding hypothetical protein (COG:P; EggNog:ENOG503NYZR) encodes the protein MPTSVQDYQPAMTSGTTAVANLGLITSRPTGRQGSISDPESAMSTITDQCAPPTPPSPRSRTPPPPPPPCRRPSVTVSMVHGDSVDELGAEPRLAVLHRIPTYLQPPLPWRERLLHFTFAWYTVTMSTSGIAMVIALTPHRFTGLGTIGLVIFLLDLLAFLFITVMIILRLVMYQRTFRRAFTRPHEALFISTLWLSICAMLLNIDEYGRIFLNPAAYLRLAPFMRVAFWIYLAVTFLFSVLQYHLLFTVKEERRLSIDAMTPAWILPIFPVMLAGSLAGSLAKSQPAIQALEMISAGLAAQGLGILVSMFYYSTYLSRLMAFGLPVQRPGMFIAVGPPSFTCSALVAMAGEVPRILVGLPAMEVITFSGGNPGVNIQTLGAGIRLLAMTTAVFLWGLSFWFFASATTAVVAGMPDRKFHLSWWSFVFPNVGFTLACIRMGRVLESAGMLWFSTVMTVLLVVAWGFIGFRCAVAVHKREIPGSRRAFVLTPVIHGQPSMSLHVLFEELSGGDLRGMGIYLQGQVANPASNVNAEAPRLGKLPRSLSQSRGLQSSKHSAPQQVEKRPTNSSSSHTQQGNPDESIISMASISLGAFQLYWASIVRTYSPGQIEFFGSLAVQLLFFWVPAIAYTALDYILPSFSARHKLQPAPKQPTWKEIKHCAYIVGRNQLMNTVFALLMLARSHYTGNPSSFQITETPPTLNIFLRDFLISWIVREISFYYVHRLFHTPRFYKMIHKVHHEFIAPVALAAQYAHPIEQVVANTLPVVMAPILLRTHILTFWAFLSWQLIETSTVHSGYDFFGAIAKGHDVHHEKFVVNYGAYGWMDWLHGTGPKQRPMSKNKRN